Proteins from one Streptomyces sp. NBC_00390 genomic window:
- a CDS encoding GMC family oxidoreductase encodes MSEVPPAQNQEDSDDSAYDYDVIVVGSGFGGSVSALRLTEKGYRVGVLEAGRRFTRETLPKNSWDLRNYLWAPALGLFGIQRIHLLGNVMVLAGAGVGGGSLNYANTLYVPPAPFFNDPQWKDITDWHEELKPYYDQARRMLGVRLNPTMTPSDVHLKATAEAMGVGDTFHMAPVGVFFGDGDDADGTAKARPGQEIADPYFGGVGPSRKACTECGECMTGCRHGAKNTLNENYLYLAEQAGAVIHPMTSVVSVTEDAQGGFAVRTLPSDNKRKGKGRTFTARRVVVAAGTYGTQTLLHRMKDGGLLPRISGRLGELTRTNSEAIVGAQTDNRRYRKRHGADKVDFTRGVAITSSIHPDANTHIEPVRYGKGSNAMGGMTVLQVPFSAKHRVAAWAGNMVRHPWLALRALSNRRWSERTIIGLVMQSLDNSLTTYRKPRGLGKGLLTARQGHGAPNPKQIPAATRSASLLAEEINGFAGSNIGELMGTPLTAHFLGGCPIGATEDAGVIDPYHRLYGHPGISVVDGSAVSANLGVNPSLTITAQAERAMSLWPNKGEDDLRPAQGEAYERLSPVTPKSPAVPAEAFGALKLPFLGIPAVPPKK; translated from the coding sequence ATGTCCGAGGTCCCCCCTGCCCAAAATCAGGAAGACTCCGACGATTCTGCGTACGACTACGACGTCATCGTCGTCGGCTCGGGCTTCGGCGGCTCGGTCTCGGCGCTGCGGCTGACGGAGAAGGGCTACCGCGTCGGCGTTCTGGAAGCCGGCCGCCGATTCACCCGCGAGACGCTGCCCAAGAACTCCTGGGACCTGCGCAACTATCTGTGGGCCCCGGCCCTCGGGCTCTTCGGCATCCAGCGCATCCATCTGCTCGGCAATGTGATGGTGCTGGCGGGAGCGGGCGTGGGCGGCGGCTCGCTCAACTACGCCAACACGCTGTACGTGCCGCCCGCGCCGTTCTTCAACGACCCGCAGTGGAAGGACATCACGGACTGGCACGAGGAGCTGAAGCCGTACTACGACCAGGCGCGGCGCATGCTCGGGGTGCGGCTCAACCCGACGATGACCCCGTCGGACGTGCATCTCAAGGCGACCGCCGAGGCGATGGGTGTCGGCGACACGTTCCACATGGCGCCGGTCGGCGTGTTCTTCGGCGACGGCGACGATGCCGACGGCACGGCGAAGGCGAGGCCGGGCCAGGAGATCGCCGACCCGTACTTCGGCGGCGTGGGCCCCTCGCGCAAGGCGTGCACCGAGTGCGGCGAGTGCATGACGGGCTGCCGCCACGGCGCGAAGAACACCCTCAACGAGAACTACCTCTACCTCGCCGAGCAGGCGGGTGCGGTCATCCACCCGATGACGTCCGTCGTCTCCGTCACCGAGGACGCGCAGGGCGGCTTCGCCGTCCGGACGCTGCCCAGCGACAACAAGCGCAAGGGCAAGGGCCGTACGTTCACCGCCCGCCGGGTGGTCGTCGCCGCCGGTACCTACGGCACCCAGACCCTGCTGCACCGGATGAAGGACGGCGGTCTGCTGCCGCGGATCTCCGGTCGGCTCGGCGAACTGACCCGCACCAACTCCGAGGCGATCGTCGGCGCACAGACCGACAACCGCCGCTACCGCAAGCGGCACGGCGCGGACAAGGTCGACTTCACGCGCGGCGTCGCGATCACGTCGTCCATCCACCCGGACGCCAACACCCACATCGAGCCCGTCCGTTACGGCAAGGGCTCCAACGCGATGGGCGGCATGACCGTCCTGCAGGTGCCGTTCAGCGCGAAGCACCGGGTGGCGGCCTGGGCCGGGAACATGGTCCGGCATCCCTGGCTCGCCCTCCGCGCCCTGTCCAACCGTCGCTGGTCCGAGCGGACCATCATCGGCCTCGTCATGCAGTCGCTCGACAACTCGCTGACGACGTACCGCAAGCCCAGGGGGCTCGGGAAGGGTCTGCTCACCGCCCGCCAGGGCCACGGCGCCCCGAACCCCAAGCAGATCCCGGCGGCCACGCGGTCGGCCTCGCTCCTCGCCGAGGAGATCAACGGCTTCGCCGGCTCCAACATCGGCGAACTGATGGGCACCCCGCTGACCGCCCACTTCCTGGGCGGCTGCCCGATCGGCGCCACTGAGGACGCGGGCGTGATCGACCCGTACCACCGGCTCTACGGCCACCCGGGCATCTCGGTCGTGGACGGCTCGGCGGTCTCGGCGAACCTGGGCGTGAACCCGTCCCTGACGATCACGGCCCAGGCGGAGCGGGCGATGTCGCTGTGGCCGAACAAGGGTGAGGACGACCTGCGTCCGGCGCAGGGCGAGGCGTACGAACGCCTGTCCCCGGTCACCCCGAAGTCCCCGGCGGTCCCGGCGGAGGCGTTCGGCGCGCTGAAGCTGCCGTTCCTGGGCATCCCGGCGGTCCCGCCGAAGAAGTGA
- a CDS encoding succinic semialdehyde dehydrogenase, which translates to MTDSKAPAAALGTNPTAASPAGVRTAADVVTPEVVAQLTRDVVGSGRTANHTPFTGEKLADLPESTPEDVATAFERARAAQPLWAATSPRARAAVLLRFHDLVLERQAEVLDLIQLETGKARLHAHEEVLAVAVAARHYGRKAPAYLKPKRHTGVVPVLTRTTELRQPRGVVGQIAPWNYPLELSVGDALPAFVSGNAVVMKPDTETALTALWARDLLIEAGLPAGVFQVVIGEGPVVGPEVVKHADYVSFTGSTRTGREVAQGAAARLIGVSLELGGKNAMLVLHDADVEKAAAGAVRACFSSAGQLCISIERLYVHESIADDFVERFAARTKAMRLGNSLAYGADMGSLVGERQLETVTRHVEEAVAKGATLVAGGTARPDIGPYFFEPTILDGVEAPMAVCNEETFGPVVSIYRFTDEDKVVEQANATPYGLNSSVWTKDGRRGHAVAAKLRTGTVNINEGYAPAYGSVQSPMGGMKDSGLSRRHGSEGILKYTEAQTVAQQRLLPLAPSFGMDDEKYAAFMSVSLKAMKALRLR; encoded by the coding sequence ATGACGGACTCGAAGGCCCCCGCCGCCGCCCTCGGCACCAATCCGACGGCCGCCTCTCCGGCCGGTGTGCGCACCGCCGCCGATGTGGTCACCCCAGAGGTGGTCGCCCAGCTGACCCGTGATGTGGTCGGCTCCGGCCGTACCGCGAACCACACACCGTTCACCGGCGAGAAGCTGGCGGACCTGCCGGAGTCGACCCCCGAGGACGTGGCCACCGCCTTCGAGCGCGCCCGGGCCGCCCAGCCCCTCTGGGCCGCCACATCGCCGCGCGCCCGGGCGGCCGTGCTGCTGCGCTTCCACGACCTGGTCCTCGAGCGCCAGGCCGAGGTCCTCGACCTGATCCAGCTGGAGACCGGCAAGGCCCGGCTGCACGCGCACGAAGAGGTGCTGGCCGTCGCCGTCGCGGCCCGCCACTACGGCCGCAAGGCTCCCGCGTACCTGAAGCCCAAGCGGCACACCGGCGTCGTCCCCGTCCTGACCAGGACCACCGAACTGCGCCAGCCGCGTGGGGTCGTGGGCCAGATCGCCCCCTGGAACTACCCGCTCGAGCTCTCCGTCGGCGACGCGCTGCCCGCCTTCGTCTCCGGCAACGCCGTCGTGATGAAGCCCGACACCGAGACCGCGCTCACCGCCCTGTGGGCCCGCGACCTGCTGATCGAGGCGGGCCTGCCCGCCGGCGTCTTCCAGGTCGTCATAGGCGAGGGCCCGGTCGTCGGCCCCGAGGTCGTCAAGCACGCCGACTACGTCTCCTTCACCGGCTCCACCCGCACCGGCCGCGAGGTCGCCCAGGGCGCGGCGGCCCGTCTGATCGGCGTATCGCTCGAACTCGGCGGCAAGAACGCGATGCTGGTGCTGCACGACGCCGATGTCGAGAAGGCCGCCGCAGGAGCCGTCCGCGCCTGCTTCTCCTCTGCCGGCCAGCTGTGCATCTCCATCGAGCGGCTGTACGTCCACGAGTCCATCGCCGACGACTTCGTCGAGCGTTTCGCGGCGCGTACGAAGGCGATGCGGCTCGGCAACTCCCTCGCCTACGGGGCCGACATGGGTTCCCTCGTCGGCGAGCGTCAGCTGGAGACGGTCACCCGCCACGTCGAGGAGGCCGTCGCCAAGGGCGCGACCCTCGTAGCGGGCGGCACGGCGCGCCCCGACATCGGCCCGTACTTCTTCGAGCCCACCATCCTCGACGGTGTCGAGGCGCCGATGGCCGTGTGCAACGAGGAGACGTTCGGCCCGGTCGTGTCCATCTACCGCTTCACGGACGAGGACAAGGTCGTCGAGCAGGCCAACGCCACCCCCTATGGCCTCAATTCGAGCGTGTGGACCAAGGACGGCAGGCGCGGCCACGCGGTCGCCGCCAAGCTGCGCACGGGCACCGTCAACATCAACGAGGGGTACGCGCCCGCGTACGGCAGCGTCCAGTCGCCGATGGGCGGCATGAAGGACTCCGGCCTCAGCCGTCGCCACGGTTCCGAGGGCATCCTCAAGTACACCGAGGCGCAGACCGTGGCCCAGCAGCGGCTGCTGCCCCTGGCCCCGTCGTTCGGGATGGACGACGAGAAGTACGCGGCGTTCATGAGCGTCAGCCTCAAGGCGATGAAGGCCCTGCGCCTGCGTTAG
- a CDS encoding serine/threonine-protein kinase: MTNDGGRVNEPTSYGLQPPKARDALGAPDVPQAPGLPEQQRPTAYPPTEAGGLPAGLSASAPRTPAVGDAPGDPSVGRLIGGRYQLLERLGHGGMGTVWRARDQVVDRDVAVKEPRVPDHLSERERERVHLRMQREARAAARIDHPAVVTMHDVVIEDAKPWIVMELVNGQSLADRLRDGTLDVREAARIGLAVLGALSAAHEAGVLHRDVKPDNVLLGRGDRVVLTDFGIAQVEGEQGLTETGAFVGSPEFIAPERVLGRHPGPESDLWSLGVVLYAAVEGMSPYRRSSTPATLQAVLSAEPQMPARGSGAFGTLVMQLLRKDPAMRPDATEIRQTLESVSQPPAAALDATNLFGGSGAGTTGSGAGGGSRWVPPVLHGNRAAQYGLGGGLLAAAVALVLIFAAPFGGDEIPAGWEIRPEREVVAASIAVPSDYERVEGDEGTSVTYGDPSGVFQVYIERVETAAVEDELAPDAAVWADYYEKGGKNGTDIKDQDVTSTSATQQGARAFDTRVDYVPYSDSSDDPVRLRRQERVVVTGKGAAQVYWLLRVSGPAEGWAAPEGDLLFDRVVAHLKIEGL; the protein is encoded by the coding sequence ATGACCAACGATGGGGGACGGGTGAACGAGCCGACCAGCTATGGGCTTCAGCCGCCGAAGGCACGTGACGCACTCGGCGCTCCCGATGTGCCCCAGGCGCCCGGGTTGCCCGAGCAGCAGCGGCCTACGGCGTACCCGCCCACCGAGGCGGGCGGGCTGCCCGCCGGACTGTCCGCCTCCGCGCCCCGTACCCCCGCGGTCGGCGATGCGCCCGGCGACCCGTCCGTCGGGCGCCTGATCGGCGGCCGCTACCAACTTCTCGAGCGCCTCGGCCATGGCGGCATGGGCACGGTCTGGCGGGCCCGGGACCAGGTTGTCGACCGGGATGTCGCGGTCAAGGAGCCCCGCGTACCGGACCACTTGAGCGAACGCGAACGCGAGCGTGTCCATCTGCGGATGCAGCGCGAGGCGCGCGCCGCGGCCCGGATCGACCATCCGGCCGTCGTCACCATGCACGACGTGGTCATCGAGGACGCCAAGCCGTGGATCGTGATGGAGCTGGTGAACGGCCAGTCGCTCGCCGACCGGCTGCGGGACGGCACCCTCGATGTGCGCGAGGCGGCCAGGATCGGGCTCGCCGTGCTCGGGGCGCTGTCCGCGGCGCACGAGGCGGGCGTACTGCACCGCGATGTGAAGCCGGACAACGTCCTGCTGGGGCGCGGCGACCGGGTCGTGCTCACCGACTTCGGCATCGCACAGGTGGAGGGCGAACAGGGGCTGACCGAGACGGGGGCATTCGTCGGCTCGCCGGAATTCATCGCCCCCGAGCGCGTGCTGGGCCGGCACCCGGGGCCCGAGTCCGACCTGTGGTCACTGGGGGTCGTGCTGTACGCGGCGGTCGAGGGCATGTCCCCGTACCGCCGTTCCAGCACGCCCGCCACGCTTCAGGCAGTGCTCTCCGCCGAACCGCAGATGCCTGCCCGAGGCTCCGGCGCCTTCGGCACGCTGGTCATGCAGTTGCTGCGCAAGGACCCGGCGATGCGGCCCGACGCCACCGAGATCCGGCAGACCCTGGAATCGGTCTCTCAGCCGCCCGCGGCCGCGCTCGATGCGACGAACCTCTTCGGGGGCAGCGGCGCCGGGACGACCGGCTCAGGGGCAGGGGGTGGCAGCCGATGGGTGCCGCCGGTGCTGCACGGCAACCGCGCGGCGCAGTACGGGCTCGGCGGCGGTCTGCTGGCAGCGGCCGTGGCACTCGTCCTGATCTTCGCCGCTCCCTTCGGCGGCGACGAGATCCCGGCGGGCTGGGAGATCCGTCCCGAACGCGAGGTGGTCGCGGCGAGCATCGCCGTGCCTTCCGACTACGAACGGGTCGAGGGCGACGAGGGCACCAGCGTCACGTACGGAGACCCCAGTGGCGTCTTCCAGGTCTACATCGAGCGCGTGGAGACGGCGGCGGTGGAGGACGAACTCGCGCCGGACGCGGCGGTCTGGGCCGACTACTACGAGAAGGGCGGCAAGAACGGCACCGACATCAAGGACCAGGACGTGACGTCCACGTCGGCCACCCAGCAGGGCGCTCGTGCCTTCGACACGCGCGTCGACTACGTGCCGTACAGCGACTCGAGCGACGACCCGGTCCGGCTGCGCCGGCAGGAGCGCGTCGTCGTCACAGGCAAGGGGGCCGCGCAGGTCTACTGGCTGCTGCGTGTGTCCGGCCCGGCGGAGGGCTGGGCGGCGCCGGAGGGCGATCTGCTTTTCGATCGCGTTGTGGCACATTTGAAGATCGAGGGCTTGTAA
- a CDS encoding serine/threonine-protein kinase: protein MEDTYSTGAGLLLAGRYRLSETIGSGGMGKVWRAHDEVLHRVVAVKELTAGRYVSEADRIVLHARTQKEARAAARISHPCVVTVHDVLEHDDRPWIVMQYVDGPSLAGLAKTSGHIHETDAARIGRYILRALTAAHAAGVLHRDIKPANVLINGDGRALITDFGIAAIEGDSTITRTGEIVGSIDYLAPERVRGHDPGPASDLWSLGATLFAAVQGESPFRRSSPLATMQAVVDDEPPYPERAGRLAPVILALLQKDPAARPSAAEAERMLSEAMADGTSVTTSTGAPTRRTTERMTQPGWTYNAPEHTAGSGARSGAVAGPGSVSGSGSSGPGSGPGSGSAAGRGPSGSPAPAPVVTLAPAPPQRRRGARLRMVALVAVLAAVVGGGAGLLVMEYGGGNGSGVRTEPHPKPTRKPTSKPANSSAVPEGWQRVDDPEGFSLWVPDGWTRQADGNQIDYTPDNGKHRIRISIDPAPDFENPYMHMLDIQKNLEKRLPEYKRLQLHANTFRDQTQSALWEFTWTETKEHPGKRRAIDQMYNEDDGTEYALYMSGPASDWATTRQQFDIMLRGWRPPA, encoded by the coding sequence GTGGAAGACACATACAGCACGGGCGCGGGTCTGCTGCTTGCCGGGCGGTACCGGCTGAGCGAGACCATCGGCAGCGGCGGCATGGGCAAGGTCTGGCGCGCGCACGACGAAGTGCTACACAGAGTGGTCGCCGTCAAGGAGTTGACGGCCGGACGGTATGTCTCCGAGGCCGACCGGATCGTTCTGCATGCCCGCACGCAGAAGGAGGCCCGGGCCGCGGCCCGGATCAGCCACCCTTGTGTCGTCACCGTTCATGACGTGCTCGAACACGACGACCGGCCCTGGATCGTCATGCAGTACGTCGACGGTCCTTCGCTCGCCGGCCTCGCCAAGACGTCAGGGCACATCCACGAGACGGACGCGGCCCGGATCGGCCGGTACATCCTGCGGGCACTGACCGCCGCACACGCCGCCGGGGTGCTGCACCGCGACATCAAGCCCGCCAACGTGCTGATCAACGGCGACGGCCGCGCGCTGATCACGGACTTCGGGATCGCGGCGATCGAGGGTGACTCGACGATCACCAGGACCGGCGAGATCGTCGGATCGATCGACTACCTCGCGCCGGAGCGGGTGCGCGGCCACGATCCCGGGCCCGCGTCCGACCTGTGGTCGCTGGGCGCGACGTTGTTCGCGGCGGTGCAGGGCGAGTCGCCCTTCCGCCGTTCGTCGCCGCTTGCCACGATGCAGGCCGTGGTGGACGACGAGCCGCCGTACCCGGAGCGGGCGGGGCGGCTCGCACCCGTGATCCTCGCGCTGCTGCAGAAGGATCCGGCGGCCCGGCCCTCGGCGGCGGAGGCCGAGCGGATGCTGTCCGAGGCCATGGCGGACGGAACGTCCGTCACGACCTCCACGGGCGCGCCGACCCGGCGGACGACCGAGCGGATGACGCAGCCGGGCTGGACGTACAACGCCCCGGAACACACGGCAGGGTCAGGGGCGCGTTCAGGTGCCGTGGCCGGCCCGGGTTCCGTATCGGGCTCGGGTTCCTCCGGCCCGGGTTCCGGACCTGGCTCCGGCTCCGCGGCCGGAAGAGGGCCGTCCGGTTCGCCGGCACCCGCGCCCGTGGTCACGCTCGCCCCCGCACCCCCTCAGCGGCGCCGCGGCGCCCGGCTGCGCATGGTCGCTCTCGTCGCCGTGCTCGCCGCGGTGGTCGGCGGCGGCGCAGGCCTGCTGGTCATGGAGTACGGCGGCGGCAACGGTTCAGGTGTACGCACCGAGCCGCACCCGAAGCCGACCCGGAAACCGACCTCGAAGCCGGCCAACTCCTCGGCCGTACCGGAGGGCTGGCAGCGCGTCGACGACCCGGAGGGATTCAGCCTGTGGGTCCCCGACGGCTGGACGCGTCAGGCGGACGGCAATCAGATCGACTACACACCCGACAACGGCAAGCACCGCATCCGGATCAGCATCGACCCGGCACCCGACTTCGAGAACCCGTACATGCACATGCTGGACATCCAGAAGAATCTCGAGAAGCGGCTGCCGGAGTACAAGCGCCTGCAGTTGCACGCCAACACCTTCCGCGACCAGACGCAGTCCGCGCTCTGGGAGTTCACCTGGACCGAGACCAAGGAACACCCGGGCAAGCGGCGCGCCATCGACCAGATGTACAACGAGGACGACGGCACCGAGTACGCCCTCTACATGTCCGGTCCCGCCTCGGACTGGGCCACGACGCGGCAGCAGTTCGACATCATGCTGCGCGGTTGGCGGCCGCCGGCCTGA